A section of the Nitrospirota bacterium genome encodes:
- a CDS encoding YbaN family protein, with the protein MIRRATRITLTIVGSICVVLAVIGIFLPLVPTTPFLLLASACYVRASERLHSRLMGNKHLGPYLRNIQQKRGIPLRAKVVSIALIWASILFSAYTVESAVAEAVLLIVGLSLTALMLAMKTLKKSALHSPSADNPH; encoded by the coding sequence ATGATACGTCGCGCCACGAGAATCACCCTCACTATTGTCGGAAGCATCTGTGTCGTGCTGGCGGTTATCGGCATATTCCTTCCCCTGGTTCCGACGACACCCTTCCTGCTGTTGGCCTCCGCCTGCTATGTGAGGGCGTCGGAAAGGCTCCATAGCCGGCTGATGGGCAACAAGCACCTCGGTCCGTACCTGAGGAATATCCAGCAGAAGCGCGGGATCCCGCTCAGAGCCAAGGTCGTCTCCATAGCGCTCATATGGGCGTCCATTCTCTTTTCCGCCTACACCGTCGAGAGCGCCGTTGCCGAGGCGGTTCTGCTTATCGTCGGGCTATCCTTAACAGCGCTGATGCTCGCGATGAAGACGCTCAAGAAGAGCGCTCTGCATTCTCCTTCTGCTGATAATCCTCACTAA
- a CDS encoding metallophosphoesterase family protein, whose amino-acid sequence MLRRQIAVGDIHGCFDLLKALVDHVIAFDPGGDMLVFLGDYIDRGRMSREVVAYVSALRENYPDRVVLLKGNHEELALHALAETGQDRERALWRLNAGDDTISSYGTIDEARDVLLPFIESLELSYETDTHLFVHGGIPSGKELHTASLEDLLWDRSLSYQGEKILVVGHTPKSRVARFNNGKIICIDTGAYMTGILSAYDVINDTVYTAKSGK is encoded by the coding sequence ATGCTCAGGCGCCAGATCGCCGTCGGTGATATCCACGGCTGCTTCGATCTGCTCAAAGCTCTTGTCGACCATGTCATCGCCTTCGATCCCGGCGGGGATATGCTGGTCTTTCTCGGCGATTACATCGACCGCGGCCGGATGAGCAGGGAGGTGGTCGCCTACGTATCGGCCCTGCGCGAGAACTATCCGGACCGCGTCGTCCTGCTCAAGGGCAACCACGAAGAGCTCGCCTTGCATGCGCTCGCGGAGACCGGACAGGACAGAGAGAGGGCCCTCTGGCGGCTGAATGCAGGCGACGACACGATCTCCAGCTACGGTACGATCGACGAGGCGCGGGACGTTCTCCTCCCTTTTATCGAGTCGCTGGAGCTCTCCTACGAGACCGATACGCACCTCTTCGTCCACGGCGGCATCCCCTCGGGCAAAGAGCTGCATACCGCCTCTCTCGAAGATCTCCTCTGGGACAGGAGCCTTTCGTACCAGGGTGAAAAGATACTCGTGGTGGGCCATACGCCGAAGAGCAGGGTGGCGAGATTCAATAACGGCAAGATTATCTGCATCGATACGGGCGCCTACATGACCGGCATTCTCTCTGCCTACGATGTCATAAACGATACCGTCTACACCGCGAAGAGCGGAAAATAG
- a CDS encoding DEAD/DEAH box helicase: MRFDELNIPEPILEGIRAAGFVECTPVQALTLPEMLRGRDIAAQAQTGTGKTAAFLIAIFSRMLSLPSPGTGPSPRALIVAPTRELVAQIDAEAKLLGGSAGFRILPVFGGIDYREQREQLAKGVDVLIGTPGRLIDYLKQKVYSLKKTQFLVIDEADRMFDMGFIADLRFILRRMSPYDQRQSMLFSATLTTRVMELCYEHMNNPERFTVTPDKITVEQIEQQIYHVGKSEKFGLLLGLLRREPDGRYIIFCNMKVTAERIKDLLNANGFPAAAITGDIDQKKRFKVLSHFKEGEIPILIATDVASRGLHVEGVTHVINYDLPQDADDYVHRIGRTGRAGAEGKAISLACEDCVLSLPDIEDYIKQKIPVAPFDDELVITDYKRPARKRDLGSPRGTGGPKRNQGRREQRKPDRGRPPVTAAAEKPAGGSSEKKKRPRRRKRKGGSPEQGSPLTNTPGA; this comes from the coding sequence ATGAGATTTGATGAATTGAATATTCCAGAACCGATCCTCGAAGGGATAAGGGCCGCAGGATTTGTCGAGTGTACCCCTGTTCAGGCGCTGACCCTTCCCGAAATGTTGCGCGGCAGGGACATCGCTGCCCAGGCGCAGACCGGCACCGGCAAGACCGCGGCGTTCCTTATCGCCATATTCTCGCGCATGCTCTCCCTGCCGTCACCCGGCACCGGGCCCTCGCCCCGGGCGCTCATCGTCGCGCCGACGCGCGAGCTCGTCGCCCAGATCGATGCAGAGGCGAAGCTCCTGGGAGGCTCGGCGGGATTCAGGATTCTCCCGGTCTTCGGCGGCATCGATTACCGTGAGCAGCGCGAACAGCTCGCCAAGGGAGTCGATGTGCTCATCGGCACGCCGGGCCGCCTCATCGATTACCTGAAGCAGAAGGTCTACAGTCTGAAGAAAACGCAGTTCCTCGTCATCGACGAGGCCGACCGGATGTTCGACATGGGTTTCATCGCCGATCTCCGCTTTATCCTCAGGCGCATGTCTCCCTATGATCAGCGGCAATCGATGCTCTTCTCCGCCACCCTGACCACCAGGGTCATGGAGCTCTGCTACGAGCATATGAACAACCCCGAACGCTTCACGGTCACGCCGGACAAGATAACGGTGGAGCAGATCGAGCAGCAGATTTACCATGTGGGCAAGTCCGAGAAGTTCGGCCTGCTCCTCGGCCTGCTCAGGCGGGAGCCCGACGGCCGGTATATCATCTTCTGCAACATGAAGGTCACGGCAGAGAGGATAAAGGATCTCCTGAACGCCAACGGCTTCCCTGCCGCGGCCATCACGGGCGATATCGACCAGAAGAAGAGGTTCAAGGTACTCTCGCACTTCAAGGAGGGCGAGATTCCGATCCTGATCGCCACCGATGTCGCCAGCCGGGGGCTCCATGTAGAAGGGGTTACCCACGTAATCAACTACGACCTGCCGCAGGACGCGGATGATTATGTACACCGTATCGGCAGGACCGGCCGGGCCGGGGCCGAGGGCAAGGCGATCAGCCTCGCCTGCGAGGACTGCGTGCTGTCGCTTCCCGACATCGAGGACTACATCAAGCAGAAGATTCCCGTCGCTCCGTTCGATGACGAGCTCGTCATCACCGACTACAAACGGCCCGCGCGAAAACGGGACCTGGGTTCTCCGAGGGGGACTGGAGGGCCGAAACGGAACCAGGGAAGGAGAGAGCAAAGAAAACCCGACAGAGGGCGGCCGCCTGTTACCGCAGCAGCAGAAAAGCCTGCCGGGGGCTCTTCCGAAAAGAAAAAGCGCCCGCGCCGGAGGAAAAGGAAGGGGGGCAGCCCCGAACAGGGTTCCCCTCTGACGAACACCCCCGGAGCATAA
- a CDS encoding NAD(P)H-dependent oxidoreductase produces the protein MAHRWAYGKEGVALKGKRLLSAVSTGGRESLFKKEGFNRFTIREFLAPVNQLARICGMEYLPPFVVHGTHVLTEPEIAAHAAEYRALVTALRDNRVDFAAAVDLLRKLGLKVFYGDASRHDKKSYISQARQRIEDLEQLLLSELDDRGEHHDAGWDTESMREEFGRRKK, from the coding sequence CTGGCGCACCGGTGGGCTTACGGCAAAGAGGGAGTGGCCCTCAAGGGAAAAAGGCTGCTGAGCGCCGTTTCTACGGGAGGCAGGGAGTCGCTGTTCAAAAAAGAGGGCTTCAACCGCTTTACCATCAGAGAGTTCCTGGCCCCTGTCAACCAGCTCGCCCGTATCTGCGGCATGGAGTACCTGCCGCCCTTTGTCGTCCACGGGACCCATGTGCTGACCGAGCCTGAAATCGCCGCCCATGCTGCAGAGTACCGCGCCCTGGTAACGGCCCTCCGGGATAACAGGGTCGATTTCGCCGCCGCCGTCGATCTCCTGCGCAAGCTCGGCCTCAAGGTCTTCTACGGCGACGCCTCGCGCCATGATAAAAAAAGCTACATCTCCCAGGCCCGGCAGAGGATAGAGGACCTGGAGCAGCTGCTCCTCTCGGAGCTCGACGACAGGGGAGAACACCACGATGCGGGGTGGGACACCGAGTCGATGAGAGAGGAATTCGGCAGGAGAAAGAAGTAG
- a CDS encoding MFS transporter codes for MNTPEAREFNLKALLVLSLGHFVTDIYQGALPAILPFLKERLALSYSTAGLLLLASNVTSSVIQPLFGLLSDRKGRPFLLPLGVLVAGGGFSLVALPTNVALIMLLVILSGLGVAAYHPEGFKTASYFTGTRAATGMAVFSVGGYFGFAIAPMIALSIVTRLGFSWLPLMMIFSLLFLAALAVLRSSIAVPEAVREHAAAAVRTSRRRIPVSLVVLIGTVIIRSWAHAGIMTYIPFYYIDYLKGDPLYAGQLVSVFLLGGVAGTIIGSPLADRWGHKRYLVLSMILSTLMFPFIFMVKGSLLVLALGLFGMVLISTFSVTVVMAQRLLPGNLGVASGLMVGFAIGTGGVGVTILGIIADHFGVPFALKSIMVLPLAGLALSLFIKYPSGR; via the coding sequence GTGAACACGCCGGAGGCCAGAGAATTCAACCTGAAAGCGCTCCTCGTCCTTTCCCTGGGGCACTTCGTCACCGATATATACCAGGGCGCGCTCCCTGCGATCCTGCCCTTCCTGAAGGAGCGGCTCGCGCTCTCGTACTCGACGGCAGGGCTGCTTCTGCTCGCCTCGAATGTCACCTCGTCGGTCATTCAACCCCTCTTCGGCCTCCTGTCCGACCGCAAGGGAAGACCCTTTCTGCTCCCTCTCGGCGTTCTCGTTGCGGGAGGCGGCTTCTCGCTGGTAGCGCTGCCGACGAACGTGGCGCTTATCATGCTCCTCGTCATCCTCAGCGGACTCGGCGTTGCCGCCTACCATCCGGAAGGATTCAAGACCGCCTCCTACTTCACCGGAACGAGGGCTGCTACGGGCATGGCTGTTTTTTCGGTGGGAGGCTATTTCGGCTTCGCCATAGCGCCGATGATCGCGCTCTCCATCGTGACCCGCCTCGGCTTTTCGTGGCTGCCCCTGATGATGATCTTTTCGCTGCTCTTCCTGGCAGCCCTCGCCGTGCTCCGGAGCTCCATAGCGGTGCCGGAAGCGGTGCGGGAGCACGCTGCCGCGGCAGTAAGGACATCGCGCAGGAGGATCCCGGTCTCGTTGGTGGTCCTCATAGGGACCGTGATCATCCGGTCCTGGGCCCACGCCGGCATCATGACGTATATCCCTTTCTATTACATCGATTACCTCAAGGGCGACCCTCTGTATGCAGGACAGCTCGTCTCGGTATTTCTCCTGGGCGGCGTGGCCGGCACGATCATCGGCTCTCCGCTCGCCGACCGGTGGGGCCACAAGCGGTATCTCGTCCTCTCGATGATCCTGAGCACTCTCATGTTCCCCTTCATTTTCATGGTAAAGGGAAGCCTCCTGGTGCTCGCGCTCGGGCTCTTCGGCATGGTGCTCATCTCGACCTTCTCGGTCACCGTGGTTATGGCCCAGCGGCTTCTCCCCGGCAATCTCGGCGTCGCCTCGGGCCTTATGGTCGGCTTCGCCATCGGCACCGGCGGCGTCGGGGTGACCATCCTCGGCATCATCGCCGACCATTTCGGCGTCCCCTTCGCCCTGAAGTCGATCATGGTCCTGCCCCTGGCAGGGCTTGCCCTCAGCCTCTTCATTAAGTATCC
- a CDS encoding NAD(P)H-dependent oxidoreductase — protein MARNTITILGFAGSLRKGSFNKALLRAAVELAPDEAEIETFDLEGIPAYNQDLEYDPPARVRELKEKIRAADALLIVTPEYNYSVPGVLKNAIDWASRPYGDSAFPGKPVAVMGASIGMLGTARAQYHLRQSFVFLDMHAVNQPEVMVPFAQEKFDAEGRLTDQTAAGLIRQLLQNLVAWTRQLQGEVLAPRS, from the coding sequence ATGGCACGGAATACCATCACGATTCTCGGTTTCGCGGGAAGTCTCAGGAAAGGGTCCTTCAACAAAGCGCTTCTGAGGGCGGCCGTGGAACTGGCGCCTGATGAGGCCGAGATCGAGACCTTCGACCTCGAGGGCATTCCCGCGTACAACCAGGACCTGGAGTATGACCCGCCTGCACGGGTAAGAGAGCTCAAGGAAAAGATCAGGGCAGCGGATGCGCTGCTGATCGTCACTCCTGAATACAACTACTCGGTGCCCGGCGTGCTGAAGAACGCCATCGATTGGGCTTCCCGTCCTTACGGAGACAGCGCATTCCCCGGCAAGCCGGTCGCCGTGATGGGCGCCTCCATAGGCATGCTGGGTACTGCGCGGGCGCAGTATCATCTCAGGCAGTCCTTTGTGTTCCTCGATATGCATGCCGTAAACCAGCCCGAGGTGATGGTACCTTTCGCGCAGGAAAAATTCGACGCAGAGGGCAGGCTTACCGACCAGACGGCAGCCGGTCTGATCCGCCAGCTGCTCCAGAACCTGGTCGCCTGGACACGGCAGCTGCAGGGAGAGGTGCTTGCGCCGCGCTCGTAG
- a CDS encoding STAS domain-containing protein, protein MINLSFKRSQKTGILTLSGELLASYVTDFKSALMIALDNSERLIVSFKKVTKLDKAYIQMLCIAINISKSLKKHLIFNSDSLKQKIREHCINCSPGCSFFEKRACLLQA, encoded by the coding sequence ATGATCAATCTCAGCTTCAAACGGTCTCAGAAGACGGGCATTCTTACCCTGAGCGGCGAGCTGCTCGCCAGCTACGTCACCGATTTCAAGTCCGCGCTCATGATAGCACTGGACAACTCCGAACGGCTGATCGTCAGCTTCAAGAAAGTGACGAAGCTCGACAAAGCCTATATCCAGATGCTTTGCATTGCAATTAACATCTCGAAGTCGTTGAAGAAGCATCTCATCTTCAACAGCGACAGCCTGAAACAGAAGATCAGGGAGCACTGCATCAACTGCTCCCCCGGGTGCAGCTTCTTCGAGAAGAGGGCCTGTCTGCTGCAGGCATAA